From one Asterias amurensis chromosome 14, ASM3211899v1 genomic stretch:
- the LOC139947099 gene encoding uncharacterized protein isoform X3 translates to MNLFIDNSSCVIALLSFSQNPNPKTMQINLTGFLNAKNAMRFMSELWDLLTSAQDNIAGIPAAFLEQKKEEIKKRQLEQERIQTGLKQLQEKEEQYKKESSRSRHDSDKDDNGDRDRKDRRSRDKKDDGMNGGGDRERSGSMTPDKKIHARPGKWDWEPHKSPEKKEGRGSRSRSSSRSGSESPKTKPKTDDKENASPSGKDDDKPTMDKAEKTSDKDSDAEDVKKDEDAKKKSRRRHSSSSSSSNSSRSRSRSRSRDRDRRRNRSRSKSAKRKKTRRRSRTPRRSRSRSPRRRPSPRRRSPRRRSRSPFNSRRRRSPSPRYRSRSSPRRRSRSPRRRSPSPRRRRPSPRRRSPSPRRRSRSPRRRSPSPRRRIERRRSPRRSPSPRRPRTRPRRDSSSSNSDSSASSGSSRGPSPSPTKKKTKTKEKSKSPSPVKKQKSPGKSSGEEEKSGSSDDSAGSESPPPSHFKSKEKKKEKSEETKDQKDSDDSSPEKTEESKPVVVKKSRFPQRHYRRHSSTGSSSSDSDSGKETTKMSGRRRNARSISRSPKRRRRSITPRRRRSPSPYRPPPRRRFRSPSPYRRRRSPTPPRRYRSPPRRRRTPSPRRRRSPSPAYRRRSPTPERRRSPVRSRRTPTPKKRSSRRQSSSPAERRRQSGDRGRESREKDDTQSKKKKKEVVESPPRRAKEKRRVQSDSSDSSSDEDSPSPEQSTKKNKSPVVDRQKRSRTPEISKRSLEKRNRSATPDKRQQSPAHSKRKRRSPSSERRKRSSSPEKRSPTPEKRRSLTTDKQRSPTPEKRRKRSPSPEKRRRSPSPEKRRRSPERRRRSPPTPDKRKSPTPERRRRSPRRRSFTPEKQHKKSFSETRKRDHSPEIASQQRPGGKWENSPDVEKIDRRRSHLSPEKRSPSLERKLSSSDKRKSRRSPSPSPVSKVRTQSASPRPQKVVKRSRSSSESPEPTPVKSKKTKEASDSARGSDSDGGKDAKKKDKKKHKKHKKHKKHKKHKKQKKDQDNQDSESEGEKMERELREKALQSLKRTQSHEDS, encoded by the exons ATGAATTTGTTCATCGACAATTCCTCATGTGTGATCGCCTTGCTTTCCTTCTCACAGAATCCCAACCCAAAGACAATGCAGATCAACCTGACCGGGTTTCTGAATGCTAAGAATGCCATGAGATTCATGTCGGAACTTTGGGACCTTCTGACGAGTGCACAGGACAACATTGCTGGCATCCCAGCTGCCTTCTTGGAGCAGAAGAAAGAAGAGATCAAGAAGAGACAG CTGGAGCAGGAACGCATTCAAACAGGACTCAAGCAGCTGCAAGAAAAAGAGGAGCAATACAAGAAGGAGTCGTCAAGGAGTCGCCATGACAGCGATAAGGACGACAACGGAGACAGGGATCGGAAGGACCGGAGGAGCAGAGACAAGAAAGACGATGGGATGAATGGAGGCGGAGACAGGGAAAGATCTGGTTCCATGACTCCGGATAAAAA GATTCATGCTCGTCCTGGGAAGTGGGACTGGGAGCCTCACAAGTCACCGGAGAAGAAGGAAGGTCGTGGGTCAAGATCGCGTTCGAGTTCCCGCAGTGGATCTGAATCCCCAAAGACCAAACCCAAGACGGACGACAAGGAGAACGCCTCCCCATCGGGCAAGGATGATGACAAACCTACCATGGACAAGGCGGA aaaaaccAGTGACAAGGATTCCGATGCTGAAGATGTTAAGAAGGACGAGGATGCAAAGAAGAAGAGCCGTCGCCGACACTCCTCTAGCTCGTCATCGAGCAACAGCTCAAGGAGTCGTAGCCGTTCTAGGTCCAGGGACAGGGATAGACGAAGGAACCGGTCACGTTCCAA ATCTGCTAAGAGAAAGAAGACCAGACGCCGATCACGCACTCCTCGTAGGTCTCGGTCACGCTCACCAAGACGACGACCCTCCCCAAGGCGTCGTTCTCCTCGCCGTCGATCGAGGTCTCCTTTTAACTCGAGACGCAGAAGGAGTCCGTCACCACGGTACCGTTCAAGATCATCCCCAAGACGAAGATCACGGTCACCGAGACGTCGTTCTCCATCACCGCGGAGAAGGCGGCCATCACCACGGAGGCGTAGTCCCTCTCCAAGAAGGAGGAGTAGATCTCCAAGGAGACGCAGCCCATCTCCGAGGAGGCGCATTGAGAGAAGGCGCTCGCCCAGGAGAAGTCCATCTCCACGCAG ACCTCGTACTCGACCACGGAGAGACTCCAGTAGCTCCAACTCTGATTCCTCGGCCTCCTCTGGTTCCTCACGAGGCCCATCTCCTTCTCCAACCAAGAAGAAAACCAAGACCAAGGAGAAATCTAAAAGTCCTTCCCCCGTCAAGAAGCAGAAGTCTCCAGGGAAGTCTTCTGGTGAGGAGGAGAAAAGTGGAAGCAGCGACGACAGCGCTGGGTCAGAGTCCCCTCCTCCGTCTCACTTCAAATCCAAGGAGAAGAAGAAAGAGAAGAGTGAGGAGACTAAGGAT cagaaAGATTCTGACGACAGTTCTCCTGAAAAGACCGAGGAATCGAAACCTGTGGTGGTGAAGAAGTCTCGCTTTCCCCAACGCCACTACCGGCGTCATTCATCAACAGGATCCTCTTCATCGGACTCCGACAGTGGAAAGGAGACCACTAAGATGTCGGGACGAAGGAGAAATGCTCGTTCCATTTCTCGATCTCCAAAGAGACGTCGCCGCAGTATCACCCCAAGGAGAAGGAG ATCACCTTCACCATACAGACCTCCACCACGTCGACGTTTCCGCTCCCCCAGTCCATACAGGCGTCGGAGATCTCCAACACCTCCGAGACGTTATCGCTCACCTCCAAGACGTCGCAGGACACCCTCCCCAAGACGACGCAGGTCTCCTTCGCCAGCTTACCGAAGACGAAGTCCTACCCCCGAGAGAAGACGTAGCCCTGTAAGAAGTAGAAGAACCCCAACCCCCAAGAAGAGGTCCTCAAGACGCCAAAGCTCGAGCCCTGCTGAGAGACGTAGACAATCTGGCGATAGAGGTAGAGAGTCTCGTGAGAAAGATGATACTCAAtccaagaaaaagaagaaggaagTTGTGGAGTCCCCACCACGCAGGGCAAAAGAAAAACGTCGCGTCCAATCAGATTCCAGTGATAGTTCATCTGACGAGGATAGCCCATCCCCTGAACAGTCGACCAAAAAGAATAAGAGCCCAGTTGTGGACAGGCAAAAGAGGAGCCGCACACCAGAAATAAGCAAGAGAAGCCTAGAGAAGCGCAACAGAAGTGCAACCCCAGACAAACGTCAACAGAGTCCAGCTCATAGTAAACGCAAGAGAAGAAGTCCAAGCTCAGAAAGACGCAAAAGAAGTTCCTCCCCAGAGAAGCGAAGTCCCACTCCTGAGAAGCGGAGAAGCCTAACCACTGACAAACAAAGAAGCCCTACCCCCGAAAAACGAAGAAAAAGAAGCCCTTCCCCTGAAAAGCGAAGAAGAAGCCCTTCCCCTGAAAAACGAAGAAGAAGTCCAGAGCGTCGCAGAAGAAGCCCCCCTACTCCTGACAAACGTAAAAGCCCTACACCAGAAAGGCGTCGTCGTAGCCCGCGTAGAAGAAGCTTTACCCCAGAGAAGCAACACAAAAAATCCTTCTCTGAAACCAGAAAGCGAGATCACTCCCCAGAAATCGCCTCCCAACAGCGCCCAGGCGGAAAATGGGAAAACAGCCCTGATGTTGAGAAGATAGATCGTAGACGTAGCCACTTATCTCCCGAGAAAAGATCCCCATCCCTGGAGAGGAAGTTATCATCTTCGGACAAACGGAAATCAAGACGCAGTCCCTCTCCATCACCAGTGTCTAAAGTTCGCACACAGTCGGCTAGTCCTAGACCACAGAAAGTTGTAAAGAGATCAAGATCTTCATCTGAGAGTCCCGAGCCGACCCCTGTGAAATCTAAGAAGACCAAGGAGGCTAGCGATTCAGCAAGG GGTTCTGATTCAGATGGTGGCAAGGACGCCAAGAAGAAGGATAAGAAGAAGCACAAGAAACACAAGAAACATAAGAAACACAAGAAGCACAAGAAGCAGAAGAAAGACCAAGACAATCAG GATTCAGAGAGTGAAGGCGAGAAAATGGAGCGAGAACTCCGCGAGAAAGCTCTCCAATCTTTGAAACGGACCCAGTCTCACGAGGACTCATAA